A genomic window from Cyprinus carpio isolate SPL01 chromosome A2, ASM1834038v1, whole genome shotgun sequence includes:
- the LOC122147866 gene encoding uncharacterized protein LOC122147866 — protein sequence MEEVLQRLAEVSICQQQIVEHHATRQGRAEEELTAVRTAAAQRVPLPDPRGQATRLLPKMTADDYVEAFLQVFKNTAQCEAWPEDEWARALAPLLTGEAQQAYFSLPFAAAEDYNEVKREILARLGFSPVCAAQQFHEWEFKPHMPARAQAAELSRIAQHWLLEGSPTAAQVAERVVVDRLLRALPRAHRQAVGMRNPANTQELVEAIELADAVHHHEAGDRALPFPRRVVQARRPLEGAPRPVSRPTVPPPRDEPMPSAEPPSPP from the coding sequence ATGGAAGAGGTTCTACAGCGCCTCGCGGAAGTGAGCATCTGCCAGCAGCAGATTGTAGAACACCACGCTACTCGCCAGGGCAGGGCGGAGGAAGAACTCACCGCTGTCCGTACCGCCGCCGCCCAGCGTGTTCCGCTACCTGATCCTCGCGGCCAAGCCACCCGCCTGTTACCGAAAATGACCGCGGATGACTATGTGGAAGCCTTCCTACAGGTCTTCAAGAATACCGCTCAGTGCGAGGCGTGGCCCGAGGACGAGTGGGCACGTGCGCTGGCACCCCTCCTCACCGGAGAAGCCCAACAGGCTTACTTCTCCCTTCCCTTTGCGGCCGCCGAAGACTATAACGAGGTAAAGCGAGAGATCCTAGCGAGGCTCGGCTTCTCACCCGTCTGCGCTGCCCAACAGTTCCACGAATGGGAATTCAAGCCCCATATGCCAGCCCGTGCCCAGGCAGCCGAGCTCAGTCGCATCGCTCAACACTGGCTGCTGGAAGGAAGCCCCACTGCAGCACAGGTAGCGGAGCGAGTGGTGGTCGATCGCCTCCTCCGCGCATTACCCCGCGCCCATCGGCAAGCGGTTGGAATGAGGAACCCTGCCAACACCCAGGAACTCGTGGAGGCAATCGAGCTGGCGGATGCCGTCCATCACCACGAGGCCGGGGACCGAGCGCTGCCGtttccccggagggtggtccaggcGCGACGCCCGCTCGAAGGCGCACCCCGACCGGTCAGCAGGCCGACGGTTCCCCCACCGcgggatgagcccatgcccagcGCTGAACCACCATCACCCCCGTGA